The Oreochromis niloticus isolate F11D_XX linkage group LG13, O_niloticus_UMD_NMBU, whole genome shotgun sequence genome has a window encoding:
- the cdk1 gene encoding cyclin-dependent kinase 1, translating into MEDYLKIEKIGEGTYGVVYKGKHKATGQIVAMKKIRLESEEEGVPSTAVREVSLLQELKHPNVVRLLDVLMQESRLYLIFEFLSMDLKKYLDSIPSGQYMDSMLVKSYLYQILEGIYFCHCRRVLHRDLKPQNLLIDNKGVIKLADFGLARAFGVPVRVYTHEVVTLWYRAPEVLLGSPRYSTPVDVWSTGTIFAELATKKPLFHGDSEIDQLFRIFRTLGTPNNDVWPDVESLPDYKNTFPKWKAGNLSSMVKNLDKNGLDLLAKMLTYNPPKRISAREAMTHPYFDDLDKSTLPAANINKI; encoded by the exons ATGGAAGACTACCTGAAAATAGAGAAAATCGGAGAAG GTACATATGGGGTTGTGTATAAAGGTAAGCACAAGGCAACGGGGCAAATTGTGGCTATGAAGAAGATCCGTCTAGAGAGCGAGGAGGAGGGCGTTCCCAGCACAGCTGTCAGAGAGGTTTCTCTGCTCCAGGAGCTGAAACATCCCAATGTTGTACG ACTCCTAGATGTCCTAATGCAAGAATCTCGTCTCTACCTCATCTTCGAGTTCCTGTCCAtggacctgaagaaatacttgGACTCCATCCCCTCGGGCCAGTACATGGACTCTATGTTGGTCAAG AGCTACCTTTACCAGATATTGGAGGGCATCTACTTCTGTCACTGTCGCCGAGTGCTCCATCGTGACCTGAAACCACAGAATCTGCTGATTGACAACAAGGGCGTTATCAAACTGGCAGACTTTGGTTTGGCTAGAGCCTTTGGTGTTCCTGTCAGGGTCTACACCCATGAG GTTGTCACTCTTTGGTACCGGGCCCCAGAGGTCCTGCTAGGGTCACCCCGATATTCCACCCCCGTTGATGTTTGGAGCACTGGGACAATCTTTGCTGAACTTGCTACTAAGAAGCCTCTGTTTCATGGAGACTCTGAGATAGACCAGCTCTTCAGGATTTTCAG GACGCTGGGAACCCCAAACAATGATGTGTGGCCTGATGTTGAGAGTCTGCCAGACTACAAAAACACTTTTCCCAAATGGAAAGCTGGCAACCTGTCATCCATGGTGAAAAACCTGGATAAGAATGGCCTGGACCTCCTGGCG AAAATGCTGACCTACAATCCCCCCAAACGGATCTCTGCCCGTGAGGCCATGACGCACCCTTACTTTGACGACTTGGACAAATCCACCCTGCCAGCTGCCAACATCAACAAAATCTAA